In a single window of the Natronorubrum halophilum genome:
- a CDS encoding glycoside hydrolase family 3 N-terminal domain-containing protein has product MTLEEKAAQLGSANANKLLDSDGELDEDAVREHLSTGIGHLTRIGGEGGLSPSEAAERTNELQTYLQEETRLGIPAVPHEECLSGYMGPEGTTFPQMIGMASTWSPDLLETVTDTIRDQLAAIGTTHALSPVLDVARDLRWGRVEETFGEDPYLVAAMACGYVDGLQRDADGVTATLKHFVGHSAGEGGKNRSSVNLGRRELRETHMFPFEAAIRTADAESVMNAYHDIDGVPCASDEWLLTDVLRGEWGFDGTVVSDYYSVEFLRSEHGVAADEREAGVAALEAGIDVELPYTDCYGEHLVDAVEAGELAEETLDEAVRRVLSAKARNGLLDDPTVDPDAASEPFGTDEARDLTTRAARESMTLLKNDDELLPLIGEETDAVAVVGPKADDAQELMGDYAYPAHYPEEEVEFEATTPLDAVRERSDECGFEVLHERGCTTTGPETDEFDAAADAAATADVALAFVGARSAVDFSDSDKERINKPSVATSGEGCDVVDLGLPGVQRDLVERVHETGTPVVVVVVSGKPHSLEWIAREVPAVVQAWLPGERGGDGIADVLFGEHNPGGHLPVSIPRTVGQLPVHYNRKPNTANEEYVYTESAPLYPFGHGLSYTDFEYGNLSLSTDELPPAGTITANVTVENTGDTAGDDVVQLYASAENPDQARPVQELVGFERVSLEPGEAKRVSFEVDASQLAYHDRDFDLTVEEGPYEFRVGHSAADIAATAAFEVAGTKEVPRTSRTYFTETDVANVE; this is encoded by the coding sequence ATGACGCTCGAAGAGAAGGCGGCACAACTCGGTTCCGCGAACGCGAACAAACTCCTGGATAGCGACGGTGAACTCGACGAGGATGCCGTTAGAGAGCATCTTTCGACCGGTATCGGACACCTAACTCGCATCGGTGGAGAGGGGGGATTGTCCCCGTCAGAGGCGGCCGAACGGACGAACGAACTTCAGACGTATCTTCAGGAGGAAACGCGTCTCGGAATCCCAGCCGTTCCCCACGAGGAGTGCCTCAGCGGGTATATGGGACCGGAGGGCACGACGTTCCCGCAGATGATCGGAATGGCGAGCACGTGGTCGCCCGACCTCCTCGAAACGGTCACTGATACCATTCGCGACCAGTTAGCGGCCATCGGAACCACGCACGCGCTGTCTCCGGTCCTCGACGTCGCCCGCGACCTCCGGTGGGGCCGCGTCGAGGAGACGTTCGGCGAGGACCCGTATCTGGTCGCAGCGATGGCCTGTGGCTACGTCGACGGGCTTCAAAGAGACGCTGACGGCGTCACTGCCACACTCAAACACTTCGTCGGTCACAGCGCCGGTGAGGGCGGGAAGAACCGGAGTTCGGTCAACCTCGGACGGCGCGAACTCCGCGAGACGCACATGTTCCCCTTCGAAGCGGCGATCCGAACGGCGGACGCCGAGTCGGTCATGAACGCCTATCACGACATCGACGGAGTCCCGTGTGCCAGCGACGAGTGGCTCCTGACCGACGTGCTCCGTGGCGAGTGGGGGTTCGACGGGACGGTCGTCTCCGACTACTACAGCGTCGAGTTCCTCCGGAGCGAACACGGCGTCGCCGCGGACGAACGCGAGGCGGGCGTCGCGGCCCTCGAGGCCGGCATCGACGTCGAACTCCCCTACACGGACTGCTACGGCGAGCACCTCGTGGACGCCGTCGAGGCCGGCGAACTCGCCGAGGAGACGCTCGACGAGGCGGTTCGTCGCGTCCTCAGCGCCAAGGCACGGAACGGGCTTCTCGACGATCCGACGGTCGATCCCGATGCGGCGTCGGAGCCGTTCGGCACCGACGAGGCGCGGGACCTCACCACGCGCGCCGCCCGCGAGTCGATGACGCTCCTGAAAAACGACGACGAGTTGCTCCCGCTGATCGGCGAGGAGACGGACGCCGTCGCGGTCGTCGGTCCGAAAGCCGACGACGCCCAGGAGCTCATGGGCGACTACGCGTACCCCGCCCACTACCCCGAGGAGGAGGTCGAGTTCGAGGCGACGACGCCGCTTGACGCCGTCCGCGAGCGAAGTGACGAGTGCGGGTTCGAGGTGCTCCACGAGCGAGGCTGTACGACCACCGGCCCGGAGACGGACGAGTTCGACGCGGCCGCGGACGCCGCCGCAACTGCGGACGTCGCCCTCGCGTTCGTCGGCGCGCGCTCCGCCGTCGACTTCTCGGATTCGGACAAAGAGCGGATCAACAAGCCAAGCGTCGCCACCAGCGGTGAGGGCTGCGACGTGGTCGATCTGGGGCTCCCCGGCGTCCAGCGCGACCTCGTCGAACGCGTACACGAGACGGGGACGCCGGTCGTGGTCGTCGTCGTGAGCGGCAAACCCCACTCCCTCGAGTGGATCGCGCGGGAAGTTCCGGCCGTCGTGCAGGCGTGGCTCCCCGGCGAACGTGGCGGCGACGGCATCGCTGACGTCCTGTTCGGCGAACACAACCCCGGCGGGCACCTTCCCGTCTCCATCCCGCGAACGGTCGGACAGCTCCCGGTCCACTACAACCGGAAGCCCAACACCGCAAACGAGGAGTACGTCTACACGGAGAGCGCCCCGCTCTACCCCTTCGGCCACGGGCTGAGTTACACCGACTTCGAGTACGGCAATCTCTCGCTGTCGACCGACGAACTCCCGCCGGCCGGGACGATCACCGCGAACGTGACCGTCGAAAACACTGGCGACACTGCGGGCGACGACGTCGTTCAGCTGTACGCGAGTGCGGAGAACCCCGATCAGGCTCGCCCGGTTCAGGAACTCGTCGGGTTCGAACGCGTCTCCCTCGAGCCGGGCGAGGCGAAGCGGGTCAGTTTCGAGGTCGACGCCTCGCAACTCGCCTACCACGACCGGGACTTCGACCTGACCGTCGAAGAGGGACCCTACGAGTTCCGCGTCGGCCACTCGGCAGCCGACATCGCCGCGACCGCCGCCTTCGAGGTGGCCGGAACGAAGGAAGTACCGCGGACCAGCCGGACGTACTTCACCGAGACTGACGTCGCGAACGTCGAGTAA
- a CDS encoding HEAT repeat domain-containing protein — MTKDSPVPLDGVALESITRADIDDAELRAALSSSDPLVRRRGVEVCETLAEEGVDAVRPVLDEVASLANDDNAAIALRAITVLRTVVERDPAALEGRLTTLVSTAGAEIVDVQLTGSSVLATLVVERPDLVAPYVRRVIEGIRATEPDPESEDLSDVVTDEVTRRTIRDHEDEERKRRISARHTLSNVVVAAIESEPRSAVDAVDELVTLLDDAYPAVSGGAIDALAELAAEKPEAVAPASDRLVDRLDDDSVSVRARAVRALGHLGDDAAVPKLREVAAADANEDVRELATETANFLADAS, encoded by the coding sequence ATGACGAAGGACTCGCCAGTGCCGCTCGACGGAGTCGCTCTCGAGTCGATAACCCGCGCTGACATCGACGACGCGGAGCTACGTGCGGCCCTCTCCTCATCGGACCCGCTGGTCCGACGGCGAGGCGTCGAAGTCTGTGAAACGCTCGCCGAGGAGGGGGTCGACGCCGTGCGCCCGGTCCTCGACGAGGTCGCGTCGCTCGCCAACGACGACAACGCCGCGATCGCGCTGCGTGCGATCACCGTCCTCAGGACCGTCGTCGAACGCGATCCGGCGGCGCTCGAGGGGCGGCTGACCACCCTTGTCAGCACTGCTGGCGCAGAGATCGTGGACGTACAGCTGACCGGCTCGAGCGTCCTTGCCACGCTCGTCGTCGAACGTCCCGATCTCGTTGCACCGTACGTACGGCGGGTGATCGAAGGGATTCGAGCCACCGAGCCCGATCCGGAGAGCGAAGACCTCAGCGACGTGGTAACCGACGAGGTGACCCGGCGCACGATACGGGATCACGAGGACGAAGAGCGCAAACGCCGAATCTCCGCCCGTCACACGCTGAGTAACGTCGTCGTTGCCGCTATCGAATCGGAGCCCCGGTCGGCGGTCGACGCCGTCGACGAACTCGTCACGCTGCTGGACGACGCGTATCCGGCCGTCTCCGGCGGCGCGATCGACGCGCTCGCCGAACTGGCGGCGGAGAAGCCGGAGGCCGTCGCCCCGGCGAGCGACCGGCTGGTCGACCGTCTCGACGACGATAGCGTCTCCGTGCGTGCGCGTGCCGTTCGAGCGCTCGGCCACCTCGGGGACGACGCCGCCGTGCCGAAGCTTCGAGAAGTCGCTGCGGCGGACGCCAACGAAGACGTTCGAGAGCTCGCGACCGAGACCGCGAACTTCCTCGCCGACGCGTCGTAA
- a CDS encoding alpha-glucuronidase family glycosyl hydrolase: MNQYDDCWLRYERVADDDRLASYRRRCRHAYVAEKSPKCGAIRDELRRALPGLLAEESHLWQHPPTTVDGFLAIGTPDDMAMIAESVPDDDVADLEAGGFLVRSVTWNGTDCLVVTAPTDRGLVYGTFHLLRLLSVGEPIDDLDVREEPAYANRLLNQWDTPFHRSVERGYAGESIFDWERLPDLRSRYEDYARLLASVGINGIVLNNVNTTKPPRASANAAFDAFEGWQLLESRRLEDLTGLASLFRRYGIRPYLSVNFASPMLVGDLDTADPVDEGVREWWRAKADEIYDLVPDFGGFLIKADSEGQPGPYDYDRDHVDGANAIAQAVEPHGGRVWWRAFVYGSHEDRAVQAYDTFEPLDGEFADNVTVQIKNGPIDFQPREPASTLFGAMPETDLGLELQITQEYTGQGVHATSHLPMWKEVLEFDTHADGEGTPVSSLFHGDGEGVVGVGNVGEDYNWTGHYLSQSNLYAFGRAAWDPDRSAEAITREWVRQTFDDDADVVDTVTEILHDSWEACVDYETGGLGLMHMMHNGEEYLENHYYPSPAEWPGYHGASEDGIGVDRTESGSGYVTQYREPVAERYGSVETCPEKFLLFFHHLPWDHELEDGTTVVQRLYDNCFAGVEEVERLRERWRSLEGRVDERRYRHVAERFGEQVAQAERWRDVLTAYFREHSGIPDERGRARDG; the protein is encoded by the coding sequence ATGAATCAGTACGACGACTGCTGGCTCCGGTACGAGCGCGTCGCGGACGACGACCGACTCGCCTCATACCGACGACGGTGTAGACACGCGTACGTCGCCGAAAAGTCACCCAAGTGCGGCGCGATCCGGGACGAACTCCGGCGGGCGCTGCCCGGACTACTCGCGGAGGAGTCCCACCTCTGGCAGCATCCGCCGACGACGGTCGACGGGTTCCTCGCCATCGGTACGCCGGACGACATGGCGATGATCGCCGAGTCGGTTCCGGACGACGATGTCGCCGATCTCGAGGCCGGGGGGTTTCTCGTCCGATCGGTCACCTGGAACGGCACGGACTGTCTCGTCGTCACCGCGCCAACTGATCGGGGGCTGGTGTACGGCACGTTCCACCTCCTCCGACTGCTCAGCGTCGGCGAACCGATCGACGACCTCGACGTTCGCGAGGAGCCGGCGTACGCGAACCGGCTGCTGAATCAGTGGGACACGCCCTTTCACCGATCCGTCGAACGGGGGTACGCCGGCGAGTCGATCTTCGACTGGGAACGATTACCCGACCTCCGGTCGCGATACGAGGACTACGCCCGCTTGTTGGCCTCCGTCGGGATCAACGGGATCGTCCTCAACAACGTCAACACGACGAAACCCCCGCGGGCGAGCGCGAACGCCGCGTTCGACGCGTTCGAGGGATGGCAACTGCTCGAGTCGCGGCGGCTCGAGGACCTCACCGGGCTCGCGTCGCTGTTTCGCCGGTACGGGATTCGGCCGTACCTCTCGGTCAACTTCGCGTCTCCGATGCTCGTCGGCGACCTCGATACCGCCGATCCGGTAGACGAAGGCGTCCGCGAATGGTGGCGGGCGAAAGCCGACGAGATCTACGACCTCGTTCCGGATTTCGGCGGCTTTCTGATCAAGGCCGACTCGGAGGGACAGCCCGGTCCCTACGACTACGACCGCGATCACGTGGACGGAGCGAACGCGATCGCACAGGCGGTGGAGCCCCACGGCGGGCGCGTCTGGTGGCGCGCCTTCGTCTACGGCTCGCACGAGGACCGGGCGGTACAGGCCTACGACACGTTCGAACCGCTAGACGGCGAGTTCGCCGACAACGTCACCGTCCAGATCAAGAACGGTCCGATCGACTTCCAGCCCCGCGAGCCCGCGTCGACGCTGTTCGGCGCGATGCCGGAGACGGACCTCGGACTCGAGTTACAGATCACCCAGGAGTACACTGGACAGGGCGTCCACGCGACCTCCCACCTCCCGATGTGGAAAGAGGTTCTCGAGTTCGACACGCACGCGGACGGCGAGGGGACCCCGGTGAGTTCGCTCTTCCACGGCGACGGTGAGGGCGTCGTCGGCGTCGGCAACGTCGGTGAGGACTACAACTGGACCGGACACTACCTCTCTCAGTCGAACCTCTACGCCTTCGGTCGCGCGGCCTGGGACCCCGACCGCTCCGCCGAGGCGATCACCCGCGAGTGGGTCCGACAGACGTTCGACGACGACGCAGACGTCGTCGACACCGTCACCGAGATCCTCCACGACTCGTGGGAGGCCTGCGTCGACTACGAGACCGGGGGCCTCGGACTCATGCACATGATGCACAACGGCGAGGAGTACCTCGAGAACCACTACTACCCGTCGCCGGCGGAGTGGCCCGGCTATCACGGCGCGAGCGAGGACGGGATCGGCGTCGACCGAACCGAAAGCGGGAGCGGCTACGTCACGCAGTACCGCGAGCCGGTCGCCGAGCGCTACGGCTCCGTGGAAACGTGCCCCGAGAAGTTCCTTCTCTTCTTCCACCACCTCCCCTGGGACCACGAACTCGAGGACGGGACGACCGTCGTCCAGCGGCTCTACGACAACTGCTTCGCGGGCGTCGAAGAAGTCGAGCGGCTCCGGGAACGGTGGCGCTCGCTCGAGGGACGCGTCGATGAGCGGCGGTACCGCCACGTCGCCGAGCGGTTCGGCGAACAGGTCGCGCAGGCCGAGCGGTGGCGGGACGTGCTCACCGCGTACTTCCGCGAGCACTCGGGCATCCCCGACGAGCGCGGGCGCGCTCGAGACGGGTAG
- a CDS encoding ABC transporter substrate-binding protein translates to MLTVAGASGIAALAGCVGGNTSEEGTFVNAYTGNPNDLHFNTSGIQNYRWPAGRSVFAPFLKYSFSEDEFLLGALDDLDLQVEEQEVTLTFRDDLTWDDGDEWTTDDLDVQLQLAEMTGSSIWGYLDDYEIVDEKTARLLLSGPTNPRIIQFELTNFFVDTKADVHEQFLDQDESEFLRWAWEDPVASGPFSFVSKDRQAFEFEPNSEFYNADNVNIEKFMIEDYGGNNAQHQALISGEDVDAAPSLFAPPETVDQFPDHVVEVKIPAKWGYGIVFNHDDPHFGQRAVRQAVAHVINRQNIVDNAGPRSKFVTPSPCGIAPKDQEYWLDDWQDDFETYGADESQTDEATQLLEDAGYTLEGETWQDSDGDTIGGDYYSPAGWTDWKTMTDTVVDQLNDFGFDFSVSTSSTNDWFNQYSNSNFSMGSLYWLPGGSRSSFPYFPLRYQLWEEEIGGGHNYREKAQSEQTIPGRDGEEMSLTPLDVVDQIAQQPNDEEARPYVQEAAWHNHIELPFLGLVSKHEQSWVTDDDWTIADEDSPNRQVKWPQFWWPHEGELQYNG, encoded by the coding sequence ATGTTAACGGTGGCAGGGGCATCCGGTATCGCCGCACTCGCCGGCTGTGTCGGTGGGAATACGTCGGAAGAGGGAACGTTCGTCAACGCGTACACCGGCAATCCGAACGATCTTCACTTCAACACGTCGGGAATCCAGAACTATCGATGGCCCGCGGGGCGATCGGTGTTCGCTCCGTTCCTGAAGTACTCGTTCAGCGAGGACGAGTTCCTCCTCGGGGCGCTCGACGACCTCGACTTGCAGGTCGAAGAACAGGAAGTGACGCTCACGTTCCGCGACGATCTGACGTGGGACGACGGGGACGAGTGGACGACCGACGACCTCGACGTCCAGCTCCAGTTGGCGGAGATGACCGGCAGTTCGATTTGGGGATATCTCGATGACTACGAGATCGTCGACGAGAAGACCGCACGCCTGCTGCTCTCCGGGCCGACGAACCCGCGGATCATCCAGTTCGAACTCACGAACTTCTTCGTCGATACGAAAGCGGACGTCCACGAACAGTTCCTGGACCAGGACGAGTCGGAGTTCCTCCGGTGGGCCTGGGAGGATCCCGTTGCCAGCGGGCCCTTCTCGTTCGTGAGCAAGGACCGACAGGCGTTCGAGTTCGAGCCAAATTCCGAGTTCTACAACGCTGATAACGTCAACATCGAGAAGTTCATGATCGAGGACTACGGCGGGAACAACGCCCAGCACCAGGCGCTCATCTCGGGTGAGGACGTCGACGCCGCACCGAGCCTGTTCGCACCGCCGGAGACCGTCGACCAGTTCCCGGACCACGTCGTCGAGGTCAAGATTCCGGCCAAGTGGGGCTACGGTATCGTGTTCAATCACGACGACCCACACTTCGGACAGCGAGCGGTGCGACAGGCGGTCGCACACGTCATCAACCGGCAGAATATCGTCGACAACGCCGGTCCGCGGTCGAAGTTCGTGACGCCGTCGCCCTGCGGTATCGCGCCCAAGGATCAGGAGTACTGGCTCGACGATTGGCAGGACGACTTCGAGACCTACGGCGCCGACGAGAGTCAGACGGACGAGGCGACCCAACTGCTCGAGGACGCCGGATACACGCTGGAAGGTGAAACCTGGCAGGACTCCGATGGCGACACCATCGGCGGGGATTATTACTCGCCCGCGGGATGGACGGACTGGAAGACCATGACGGACACCGTCGTCGATCAACTGAACGACTTCGGTTTCGACTTCTCGGTCAGCACGAGCTCGACGAACGACTGGTTCAATCAGTACTCCAATAGCAACTTCTCGATGGGGAGCCTCTACTGGCTGCCCGGCGGATCGCGGTCGTCGTTCCCGTACTTCCCGCTGCGCTACCAGCTATGGGAGGAGGAGATCGGCGGCGGTCACAACTACCGGGAGAAGGCCCAATCCGAGCAGACGATTCCCGGCAGAGATGGCGAAGAAATGTCGCTCACCCCGCTCGATGTGGTCGACCAGATCGCACAGCAACCGAACGACGAGGAGGCGCGGCCGTACGTCCAGGAGGCGGCGTGGCACAACCACATCGAACTTCCGTTCCTCGGACTCGTGTCCAAGCACGAGCAATCCTGGGTGACGGACGACGACTGGACGATCGCCGACGAGGACAGCCCCAACCGGCAGGTGAAGTGGCCACAGTTCTGGTGGCCCCACGAGGGCGAACTGCAGTACAACGGCTGA